Part of the Engystomops pustulosus chromosome 4, aEngPut4.maternal, whole genome shotgun sequence genome is shown below.
GACAGGCGGAGATCCCTTTAAGGGCAGGTTCGGATGAATGAGGACAAAACACTGACCTCAAATTCTTCACAGTTCATactgaaagcaaaaaaaaaaaaaaaaaggaaatacctGCAAGTGCATGAAGAAGAGAAGCAAAAGGGTTAAACCACAGCCCCCAGAAAAAATGCTTGGAGAACTTGTTCGTCTCTGACGATTACTAACGTTTgcaaatattttagtttttttttggagGGTGGGGGGTGCGGTTCTGCTGACTTCTTGAGTAAAAGTATTTTAAAACAATGAAACAATGTGACGTGTCTGGCACAAGATCTGTAATTACAGTCTTCTCAATAGCCGCATTACTGTACAGCTCCGGCCCTGGTGGAAGCAATGAGGCGAGCGGATCCTCTGCGAGGCGCGGATCCTCTAGGAAGAAGATGAAGCACATTGGCAAGATGTGGGAAGCCAAGGGGAACGGCGTCTCATTGCTGTCCGTTGTTGATCAGAGACATGATGCTGAtcttctcctccgcctcctcGCTCGACTTGGGGGCCACTCCTGTTCCCAGCCCGTAGAGGCGTCCGCAGTACTTGGCGTCATCAATGTGGTCCTCGAAGAACAGCTGGTAGAAGGAAAACAAAACCACATGAGCCCTGATACAGGTTacaagtagtgatgagcggaccccatCAGTATTTGGGTCCAGCGGGTTCATGAACCAGGATCCAAACACCTGCGATCAATAATGGGGGTGGGGAAGGGTGAACCGAACCCAGACTACTGCCTCAAGTTCGGGATTGTGTTCTGCGGACCCGAAACCCCCAATGTTTGTTACGAACCTGAACACTGCGATTCagctccactcatcactagttggAAGCATTCAACCAACTACGGAGGGTGGAAGAAACTCAATCCAAAATGGGATTTGGAAATGCCATCCTCTGATCCACTCCTATAACATACCAGAATATTTCTGCACTGCAGAATCTTACAGGCTTAGATTAGACCCTCAGCTGCCATGACAAGTTCTGTCAAGTAACAAGTCACTATTGACCATAGCATTTAGGGAAGGGGCGGCGAACCTCTGCCCTGAATGCCCAATGTGGCATACATGCCAGTCTCTGTGGGCATGTGCGCCATCACCTCAGTCAACCCCCGCCCCCTTTAAACTACCAGCACCCTCTCAAaagaaacatattaaaaaaatcttcttgaaagtcatgtgaaaatgagcacacAAGAGTCATATGTTGCCCGAGACTGTAGGTGGagcgtcacttcagaagcccccatCTTTGGTTCTACAGCACTTACAAACTTGCtactggtgttatattaaaggacatctaccaccaggatcaaagatccATAGgtgttatggagcctggagcccctcaggctcatttgcataattataaagtgtgcggtttacaatccttgttccTAGATGTCATTTAAAAGATATGAAGCTCATCTTTCAGGTTGCATCAGGATTCTGGTTCTCTGAGCTCCAGCACCATAGATTCAGGTTTCTAGGTACTAATCATAATACATTCTTAATTTATAGAATTAAAGATTGGGCCGTCTCAAGTTACTTTTCTCCTGCAGCCCCTAAACCTGACTCATctgaggcaaatatgactcttatcTGCTCATTATCAAATGTAggagttttggggttttttttctctcAATAGGTGGGATTTCACATAGGAGACGAAATGTTCATTCTAAAGTGTCCCATTTTAATTGATGGGAGCTTAAAAATAGTGTAGAATattgtgacagattccctttaagggaccCTATTGCAGGATCAGGCAGTGCAGGACGTGCCACACTCTGCGCCATATTAAAATTGCTCCTCCGGTGCTTCCTGGGACcgaaggaggagcaaagaggagAAGACAGGATCGGATCATCATTGAGGTGATTCTTCCTGTtcacggaaaaaaaaaagggggggggggggactgtgatGATAATGCAAATTTCCATTCCTTCTTCTGGATGGCGAGGCTATTGAAAACTATGGCAGATCAGCGGGCAATAAGTTAGCCACAAAAACAACGCATGGGACTTCAAACACCGAGTGCAGGAAAAGGCTTGACCCGCTCCACTGTCACTTAAGTGACAATAAGTGGGTTTTAACTTGCAGTTGAGTAACTGGGAATTTCTAAGGCTCTCCCTCACTGATCTAGGGGTTGTTTCCTATTGGACCTGTACCAGGGCATAACTGCACAATGAATCACATTATCCCCCCCACTTGCTTTAAGATTGTGGGACTTCAAGGAGCCCATTCTCAGTTTTTGTAACATACTCCGGTTACTATGCTGACCTCTTTCATACGGAAGAATGCCATGCCGGTCAGGAGGGAGTCAGAACCTGCTTGATGCTGTCGCCCGATCCTCTGCAGATCTAGCTGATCGGCCACCTCCTGCAGACCGCCCTGTACAAGAGAACAATGAATGTGACAAAGTTTTTGATACAAAGTGCACTTGGCAAATTAAGTTCTGGTTCACACACAGCATTAACAGCAGTTTTATATCCTACCTTTAGATTTTTGCAACTCTTCATTAAATATTTGACATCATAGATGGATGGAAAGAAGAGGTTCAGTATATGAAAGAACTCGTGTTCCTCCTCCGGAAGCCGCGAATCTGTCAGAAGCTTCACCATATATCCAAAGTCATAGCCGCTGCAGGGAACGAGAGAGAGAAAAGATGAGAACCAAACTGGAGAAATCTGCTACATATGCACGGCGGCGCCTGGACTGAGACGAGCATAAGGCTCTTTTTGAGCACAGTATATACTCTTCACATTCCCAGGAACACATGCAATATTAATAAACCGATGAAGGAGAGCGGTGCGTTTTGAAACCAACAATAAACCATAAATAAGCTTTTGGCCTCAACAATTTATTTCCGAATACAGAGTAGAAGATATTTCCATTTTTTCTGGTTTCAAATTTATAGTATTTTTCAAATACTAAAATAAGACAAAAGATAAAGGCCCAATAAATTCACCCTATTTTTTGGACTAGAAGAcactatttagaaaaaaaaaaaaataaatcttagaATATAGACCTTATAGTGCGATGGTCAGGGAGACAGCACTGCCAGATGCTCCTGTAATGCACATCGGGTGAAGCGCTGACAAAGCACTTCATCCGACCTCCGAAAGAGCAGAGCCTCCTCACTGCTCTGTCCCTCTCCTGGTCGTCCTGACATGAGAaatcacatgcttcctgcagcaTTGCAAAGTCCTGTAACCCTTTACATGCTGACAGGTATATGCAGGGAAGGAACCAGGGAAAAAACTTGCAGCTAGGAATGACTGGGACTGGGTGTGTAAGCATAAGTATATAGCAGGGATATATCAATGAATGCATGTGCGTAgaagtggggtgtgtgtgtgtgtgtgtgtgtgtgtgtgtgtgtgtgtgtgtgtgtgtgtgtgtgtgtgtgtgtgtgtgtgtgtgtgtgtgtgtgtgtgtgtgtgtaaggatTTAGCAGAGCTGCGTGCATAAGTAAgcaaatgtagcagtgctgtgcttgtgtgtgaccaTTAGGAAATTTTTAATTggtctataaatttttttttttttttttttttggatgatcgGGGGTGCCTCTTATagttaataaaaaaacatatatggtAAATGACACTGCTGGGTGAGGCTTCTAAAACGCATTCATAAACAAGCTTTCTCCATTGCAGATTTTAATCTGTGGGGAATTGGAatcagcaaggggggggggggacccacaCACAATGTCaccggacccccaccaatcagtaaaACATGGGGTCTCAAGCTTCCCATTTCCACAGAGCGGCGCTCACTATTGTTCTCATCTATGTCCATGGAATCAATTATTACTGACCAGAAGCACAAGAATAAGTGCACCCCCCCAGTTATGTGATGGGCAAGGATCCCATTGGTAAGTCCTCACCTGTGGAACGAGAGCCACTTCACATTATCGCACAGAACCACCCCAGAAGTCATGAGCAGCTCAGCGAATGTCAGCGTGTCGATGCCTTCTTCTTCATGCTTCTGGAACTGAAGGCCAGAATTTGCCAGCAGATCGATGGAGTCTTGAGAATACATATCCTCCCTGCAAAGATGAAATAGAAGGATAAAATCTCATGGCACGAGGCCAAATATTACTGGATGGTATAAACTCAGCTTTCCATTCTGGCAGATTTTATGCCTTGATACAAACCTGCATAGAAAGAATGTGAGTACTGAAGCTTGTAATGACTTACGTGAGGTTAAATTTGAAGTTGAATTGCCATGTGTTGGTGCCAGGTGGGTACTCCCCCTTTTCGTTCATGAAGGTGAGACCCAGCTGTATAATTTTTAGTAAATCCACGTTGCAGCGCAGGAGTTGGTACTGATAATCTATGGTGCTTCGAAACTCCCCAATCGGCCTCACAACCACACCGGGAAACTCTGTGTCCTGCGGAGATGACAGCAATGAATCACATACCCAGAATAGATGACAGGGAGACGGACATTCACTCAATTGTAATCAGGGTGTCTGTGCTATGCAGGACAGAACAAGACCTCCAGTTTGAGACCACAAGGACCAAAAGGTCATGATCTTTCCCAGTTTTGATTAAAACAGAGGTCGCCAGACTCAGTACATGAACAGGATGGTGGTTGGCAAATGTGACCACCTCTGCATTCACTTTTATGTCAATAATTAATCTTGCTGCATATCAATGggccatatttatcagggcctgtaCACGTGAGATCAAGTCTACAAGCTCTGAAATAGGCGCAAAGTGTGAAGGCGTATGAAGGGGGCAGGGTGTACATTATAAATGTAATTAGCGGCAGAGTGGGCTGGGGCAGGGTGTTCCTGCCAGGCACACTGCCTCTAGGGTCAGACCGGGCATAGAAGTGCCCCGCTGGCACACTGCATTGAAGCTGCTCGTCAAGATTTATCCAGAGGCAGGCACTAAGCACAAGCATAAGATGAATGCATCCCACAGAGATGAGTGGAGAGGAATTGGTATTTGTGCCCACTTAATACCGTCACTCAGGGAACTAGGAAACCTTAGTTGATCACTGAAGGTCCTACTGGTCAGACCCTGGGCATATGGAAATAGGTTTTCTAAACTGGATAAATCCTTGAAGCTGGGGAACAGATGATACGGCTCCAAAGACTGTGTGTAAAGAAATTATACAGGAAATCGCAGCATTCTGATCCTGTAACATGCAAACAATGGATGATGACGGTACTTACCATTGCAATGTATCCATAGGTGCGGACCAGCTCTCTGATTTTGCGCATCTCCTCCTCCAGGTTCACTGCCCATACCTCACAGATGACCTGGCTGTTGTCCACCACCGCAGCTGGCATCGTGATAGGGTGTGCGGTAACTGCAGGGTGAGGATTTGGGAAGAGGAAGGTAGGAAAAGGCTTGTCCTGGACAGAGGGATGGTTCTATACCTGTGCGGTGAATAGAATAGAGAGAAATATTAGCAGGGTCTCATCACGGAGAATAACCTACAGCGATACACAGTAAAACATGTAGTGGAAGCCATGGGAGAGACTGCTCGGGTACATTATGTACGTGTACTCCAAGaactttttttattgttataataCTATTTTAAAACAATACCCCTAAGGAAGCCATAGTAATCAATGTTAAAACAGTGTTCAATTTGGGGCCTACATAAACATTTGCCCAGTTTCCCATAAACAACAACGAAGAATCTCTCTTCAAATCCGTATCATCAAGACTCAAGTCATGGACTGCTACTCTGCGAGACCCCTAAATCCAGTGCAATCATGTTGTTACCTTAAtctgtgcaagtgtgtcccccaaaAATATCAGGATTAAAAAAAGCCTCTAATCTTTGAAAACAATCAATACTGACACTTGGGTCTACAATATCCACAACCTAATGGCTGCTTAACACAATCAGGATCTGCGGAAAATGTTCCACATTCAtggtatataatacagtataatgacCACACTGCTGGGGGGGCTCTGTGTACaatagtaatagatgatgtaaGGAGTCCATTCTTCCCTGCAAAACTGTACTCGTGATTACAGCAGGGaacaagggactccttgcatgaCATATCAATATGATGCACAAAACCCAGTCCTCTTCACTGTGGTCGGTCTAAGATTCAAGGACCAAAGAGGGTGGACTGTTTGAGAACCAAGTCTGGAGAAAGGGGTGACCAGAAGTGATGATATCACGTACGTTGTGCACGTGACCACTGATCCAATCTCCGGCCTGGGAATAAATGGTATGTATCGGCGCAGAGTAAAGGGACTGGCTCAGTGATCACATCTTGCCCATCAGGAATGGAAACACCAAAAAGCCATCACTGGGGCTAAGAATATATTTgtgaacacagaaaaaaaaatattaaatttctGAAAAACCCCTTCATCTGACAATGTAAGCAACGTAGTCagcaaaataataacaataattcctttatttatatagcgcacacagattacgcagcgctatacCGAGCTTggcatatcagtccctgtccccagtgaggctcacaatctaatcaccctaccagtatgttttggagtgtgggaggaaaccggaggaaacccacgcaaatacggacagaacacaaactctttgcagatgttgatataCTGATGTTGCCTGAAAACCTCTTGGCACCCACTGTACAAAGATATTAAAGGAACTCCTCCAGACTCAAAGAGAAGCCATCAGGACgacttgggacactaaactaactacatgtggtttagtgtcccaaatcgaccCTGTACATcagcaataagaaaaaaaaaaaattactgctgATACAAAGATAAGTAAAACGAATCAGACTCATCACCATCGGTCCTGGCGCCTGCACTATGCTTAAACGAAGCCAACGTAGTACATCATTACTCATTTTCCCGGACCTAGAGTGTCTTATACCAGCATCATGAGCTCCAGAACAAGGTAAATATAAGGTAGGACAGAGATGATAATACAGtacagtgatttgggacactgaaATACTGGTCCACAAGGATCTATTGGTGGTCTTGTGTCCCAAATCCTCCGGATAGGTTTCCTGTAAGTACTGGGGCATATCTTATAGAGTGGTCCTACTAAAAATACACAGATATGAGTGTAAGGGGGGCAAACATAAAGCAGGGCAGCTGTAGTAGGTAAGAGGGAGCGATGTTTCCCTCAATCCACCTACCACTAGTGTAAATGTAGGATATAATGAATTTCTAATGCCTTGTTAATAAGGGGGGTCTTTTAAGATAAGATAAGGGGTCCCTCATGTCTGTGAGCAGCCCTgcactatgtatgtatatagacacGCATTATATAGAgatataaatacacagtatacatagatataataatatacacacagtatatagataaatagagatGTATACacaccaccctcagcttatagtgtgtgtatatagaccaTACGGCAGCAATATGGAGCCTCACACCTGCAGTACTCACCGGCCTAGCCGCCTCCCGCGCTCTGTCCTGAACCCGCCGGGCACCAGAGCGAACAGACAGACGCTCCTCTAGAAAGTGGCACCTACGTAACGACCTCTCTATGGTACCGCCCGCCGCCCTGCTGCCACTCCAAGGCTCTTCGTCTCTATGGTGCAGGAGGTAAAGCAAAAGAGCGCCGCTTACCGTAGAGCGAGACGCGGTGCCGTGATGTGCTGCCGTTGCGCACGCGTGCAGCCCAGAGCGCGTCACCCGATAGCTGCGCATGCGCGTTCCCAGCAGTTTGGGAAGGCCCTATGACTCTAGTGCGCATGCGTGCTGCTCTTGGCGTACTTCTATACATTACAATATGCTCAGATAAAATCGTTATGCAGTTCCTGAGTTGGTGTCCAAaattataccgccatataatCTGACCCGTATATGCCTTTATTATGCACATGTAATACcgcttaggctcagttcacatctgACAAATAGTCGACAAAATAGCGCAGAACCCATCTATTGTAATGGACGTGTAACGGGAGGCAAACCTCTatgcattgaagtcaatggggaaagGACTTTCTATTTAAAATCCATTATTAGTTTTTGTTACGTTCTCCTACAAAGGAAAGTGTGGCAAAAACGCAGGTGTGAACTAAGTCTTAAGTGGTGACTATGTAATAAGTTGTAATACGTGCGTTAACTTCTCCTGAGATTTGTCTATGTCTTTCCAGTTCTACCAGTCCATTGATTTATCACCCCCTTGCCTCTGAAGCCCTTTTCCGTTTTCACATTTCTGTCTTTTTACACCCCTCTTTCCAATTGGACCAATTGTCCTGTATCCCATGTAATGTGCTGGAAGGTTGGAGGTCAAATTGACAAAATAAACTCGAAACGCCTCCTACGTGTAATATTTTCTGATGTTATGATTCCAAATATTGAATAAAGCATACGGATAAGTTCACAAGGCAGCGGGTGAGAAGAGGCTGAGTGCCAACCCTTTACCCTGTTATGAGAGCTAAAATTTACATTGGTACCGGTGTGGACAGGCATAGGGGTGTCTGTGAGCCATACTTGTAAACAGGGCCGGttccagatttcagtaggcccctgggcgacagttcctcagtgggcccctttgcagtgaacccccgtggtgacattaaaaattcagaaactaaaacagtct
Proteins encoded:
- the CNOT8 gene encoding CCR4-NOT transcription complex subunit 8 — its product is MPAAVVDNSQVICEVWAVNLEEEMRKIRELVRTYGYIAMDTEFPGVVVRPIGEFRSTIDYQYQLLRCNVDLLKIIQLGLTFMNEKGEYPPGTNTWQFNFKFNLTEDMYSQDSIDLLANSGLQFQKHEEEGIDTLTFAELLMTSGVVLCDNVKWLSFHSGYDFGYMVKLLTDSRLPEEEHEFFHILNLFFPSIYDVKYLMKSCKNLKGGLQEVADQLDLQRIGRQHQAGSDSLLTGMAFFRMKELFFEDHIDDAKYCGRLYGLGTGVAPKSSEEAEEKISIMSLINNGQQ